One genomic window of Meles meles chromosome 3, mMelMel3.1 paternal haplotype, whole genome shotgun sequence includes the following:
- the LOC123938800 gene encoding olfactory receptor 2T29-like encodes MENTTWVANYTGRSDFDLVGLFIQSKYPDLLCVVIFVVFLMALSGNTILILLIHCDVHLHNPMYFFITQLSLMDVMYISVTVPKMLMDQVTGVNKISAPECGLQMFLYLTLGGSEFFLLAAMAYDRYVAICHPLRYPILMNYRVCLLLVSSSWFLGSVDGFMLTPVSMTFPFCRSREIHHFFCEVPAVMKLSCSDTSLYETLMYLCCVLMLLIPVTIISSSYSFILFTIHRMNSAEGWKKAFATCSSHMMVVILFYGAAVYTYMLPTSYHTPKKDMIVSVFYTILTPVLNPLIYSLRNKDVTRALKILLNVGSVLQETMK; translated from the coding sequence ATGGAGAATACAACTTGGGTGGCCAACTATACTGGACGATCAGATTTTGACCTAGTGGGACTCTTCATTCAATCCAAGTACCCAGATCTCCTTTGTGTGGtgatttttgtagttttcctgaTGGCCTTGTCTGGAAACACCATCCTGATCCTTCTGATACACTGTGATGTTCACCTTCATaaccccatgtacttttttatcaCCCAATTGTCTCTCATGGATGTGATGTACATTTCTGTCACTGTGCCCAAGATGCTCATGGACCAGGTCACAGGAGTGAATAAGATCTCAGCCCCTGAATGTGGGTTGCAGATGTTTCTCTATCTGACACTAGGAGgttcagaatttttccttctagctgccatggcctatgaccgctatgtggccatctgccatcCACTCCGTTATCCTATCCTCATGAACTATAGGGTGTGTCTCCTCTTGGtgtcttcttcctggtttctaGGATCTGTGGATGGATTTATGCTCACACCCGTCAGCATGACCTTCCCCTTCTGTAGATCCCGGGAGatccatcatttcttctgtgaggtCCCTGCTGTAATGAAGCTTTCCTGCTCAGACACTTCCCTCTATGAGACCCTCATGTACCTGTGCTGTGTTCTCATGCTCCTCATCCCTGTGACAATCATTTCAAGCTCCTATTCTTTCATCCTCTTCACCATCCACAGGATGAActcagcagagggatggaagaaGGCCTTTGCCacttgttcttcccacatgatgGTAGTCATCCTCTTCTATGGTGCTGCTGTCTATACCTACATGCTTCCCACCTCCTATCACACCCCAAAGAAGGACATGATTGTATCTGTCTTTTACACTATACTCACTCCTGTTCTAAATCCTTTAATTTATAGTCTTAGGAATAAGGATGTAACAAGGGCCCTAAAAATATTGTTGAATGTGGGATCTGTCCTACAGGAAACTATGAAGTAG